One Olsenella sp. oral taxon 807 DNA segment encodes these proteins:
- a CDS encoding tyrosine-type recombinase/integrase has product MRAAEPVGATLGDLVVPSGAPAPVPARGKGRRERCIGPSDRADGRLRVYLDACHGEERDPSTSLSCTVVHGVMYAMSERNVERIVTKYGDVAREEHSGIQHTYPHMVRRTRATTPCRDGVPIERVPTLPGRVVTRYGARVKRSGSGRPRRRTRAAWASTDWFASFSPRRRSSAACTGETS; this is encoded by the coding sequence ATGAGGGCGGCCGAGCCCGTTGGCGCCACTCTGGGCGACCTGGTGGTGCCGAGCGGGGCGCCGGCACCCGTGCCGGCTCGAGGCAAGGGGCGCAGGGAGCGGTGCATCGGCCCGTCCGACAGGGCGGACGGGCGCCTGCGTGTTTACCTGGACGCCTGTCATGGGGAAGAGCGCGACCCGTCGACGTCGCTGTCCTGCACCGTGGTCCACGGCGTGATGTACGCGATGTCAGAACGCAACGTCGAGCGCATCGTGACGAAGTACGGCGACGTCGCCCGGGAGGAGCATTCGGGCATCCAGCACACCTATCCCCACATGGTCCGCAGAACCCGTGCGACAACGCCCTGCCGTGACGGCGTGCCCATAGAGCGGGTGCCGACCCTGCCAGGCCGTGTCGTCACAAGATATGGAGCCAGAGTGAAGCGCAGCGGATCTGGACGGCCGCGACGAAGGACGAGAGCCGCCTGGGCTTCTACGGACTGGTTCGCGAGTTTCTCCCCGCGACGACGGTCATCTGCAGCGTGCACAGGAGAGACGAGCTGA
- a CDS encoding aminopeptidase C gives MDDKRSITAEDLATSREAFSSERANVIAKNAVSSVGLRKAARVPEGVAQNTLQFDIEVTQGERTNQERSGRCWMFASLNTMRFRTIKRYKLKTFELSQTYPLFFDKLEKSNWFFENILDTLDEPLSGRLVAHLLSDPIGDGGQWDMFKSLVKKYGVVPKESMPETACSKNTREMDSYLTRYLRAAAKRLRETAAAGADEDDLLSMKKEMMRDVYTLLTTCLGEPPKSFDVRLRDKDDKVALSGHFTPREFFDKAVGMELDDYVSLISAPTSDKPFGRSFTVSRLGNVVEDGGVRYLNLTPARLKELAVSQLKDGLPVWFGCDVAQSYLRDEGIMDTAALDVDGLLGFPVEGALDKAERLDFGESLMTHAMVLEGVRLDGAGRPALWKVENSWGKDHGRDGFDTLSDAWFDEYVYQVVVDRAYLTDEERAAYGAEPVVLEPWDPMGSLAR, from the coding sequence ATGGACGATAAGAGAAGCATCACCGCCGAGGACCTCGCGACCTCGAGGGAGGCGTTTTCCTCTGAGCGGGCGAACGTCATCGCGAAGAACGCCGTGAGCTCGGTGGGCCTGCGCAAGGCCGCCCGCGTCCCCGAGGGCGTCGCGCAAAACACGCTGCAGTTTGACATCGAGGTCACGCAGGGGGAGCGCACCAACCAGGAACGCTCCGGCCGCTGCTGGATGTTCGCAAGCCTGAACACCATGCGCTTTCGCACGATCAAGCGCTATAAGCTCAAGACCTTCGAGCTCTCGCAGACCTACCCCCTCTTCTTCGACAAGCTCGAGAAGAGCAATTGGTTCTTCGAGAACATCCTTGACACCCTCGACGAGCCCCTCTCCGGTCGTCTGGTGGCGCACCTGCTTTCCGATCCCATTGGCGACGGCGGCCAGTGGGACATGTTCAAGAGCCTCGTCAAGAAGTATGGCGTCGTCCCCAAGGAGTCGATGCCCGAGACGGCCTGCTCCAAGAACACCCGCGAGATGGACTCCTACCTCACGCGCTACCTGCGTGCGGCGGCCAAGCGCCTGCGCGAGACGGCGGCTGCGGGCGCTGACGAGGACGACCTCCTCTCCATGAAAAAGGAGATGATGAGAGACGTCTATACGCTGCTCACCACCTGCCTGGGCGAGCCGCCAAAGAGCTTCGACGTGAGGCTTCGCGACAAGGACGACAAGGTCGCGCTCTCTGGCCACTTCACGCCCCGGGAGTTCTTCGACAAGGCCGTGGGCATGGAGCTCGACGACTACGTGTCGCTGATCAGCGCGCCCACGTCCGACAAGCCCTTTGGCAGGAGCTTCACGGTGAGTCGCCTCGGAAACGTCGTCGAGGACGGTGGCGTCCGCTACCTTAACCTCACGCCCGCACGGCTCAAGGAGCTTGCCGTGTCCCAGCTCAAGGACGGGCTTCCCGTGTGGTTTGGCTGCGACGTGGCCCAGAGCTACCTTCGAGACGAGGGCATCATGGACACGGCGGCGCTCGACGTGGACGGCCTCCTGGGCTTTCCCGTGGAGGGCGCGCTCGACAAGGCGGAGCGCCTGGACTTTGGCGAGTCGCTCATGACCCACGCCATGGTGCTGGAGGGCGTGCGCCTGGACGGCGCCGGGCGCCCCGCGCTCTGGAAGGTCGAGAACTCCTGGGGCAAGGACCACGGGCGGGACGGCTTCGACACGCTCAGCGACGCCTGGTTCGACGAGTACGTGTATCAGGTGGTCGTTGACAGGGCGTACCTCACGGACGAGGAGCGCGCGGCCTACGGGGCCGAGCCCGTCGTCCTCGAGCCCTGGGACCCGATGGGCTCGCTGGCGCGCTGA